A single window of Anopheles moucheti chromosome 2, idAnoMoucSN_F20_07, whole genome shotgun sequence DNA harbors:
- the LOC128305498 gene encoding protein Fer3 produces the protein MEPPFPPDVAPFTPIWGQENPSPMVHYPELMAGFPCADLAIWPRQQVGSFVSQRLSPRGAQPAPSSGSNKKTRRRVASMAQRRAANIRERRRMFNLNEAFDKLRRKVPTFAYEKRLSRIETLRLAITYIGFMSELLTGTPTHDGRSPELYPSVLAATAHHTPHHHQHHHHHHHHHNHSQQQHNNHSSQHQQQQQQQQQQQPSHHHAHLHHQQQHHSLHGSSATPASAAAGATAHMHHHPSLQRAAVAAAAVAAAAATTGTVNGTEYHPAYGTGTVPHHAV, from the exons ATGGAACCACCGTTTCCGCCGGATGTGGCACCGTTCACGCCTATTTGGGGCCAGGAAAACCCGTCACCGATGGTACACTATCCGGAGCTGATGGCTGGATTTCCGTGTGCTGACTTAG CTATCTGGCCCCGGCAGCAGGTTGGTAGCTTCGTCAGTCAACGGCTCTCACCGCGCGGAGCACAGCCAGCACCGTCCAGTGGGTCGAACAAGAAAACCCGCCGCCGGGTAGCTTCGATGGCACAGCGCCGGGCAGCCAACATACGCGAGCGGCGTCGTATGTTCAACCTGAACGAAGCCTTCGACAAGCTGCGCCGCAAGGTGCCGACATTTGCATACGAAAAGCGATTGTCACGCATCGAAACACTGCGTCTAGCGATCACCTACATTGGCTTCATGTCGGAGTTGCTCACCGGGACACCCACGCACGATGGCCGTTCGCCCGAGCTGTATCCGAGTGTGTTGGCCGCGACCGCACACCATACACcgcatcaccaccaacaccaccaccatcatcatcatcatcataaccattcgcagcagcaacacaacaaccaTTCAtcacaacatcagcagcagcagcagcagcagcaacagcaacaaccatcGCACCATCATGCGCATCTTcatcaccaacagcaacatcacAGCCTGCATGGATCGTCGGCGACACCGGCGTCTGCAGCAGCCGGGGCAACGGCTCACATGCACCATCACCCTTCGCTGCAAAGGGCCGCCGTGGCTGCGGccgctgttgccgctgcggctgccaCTACCGGCACGGTCAATGGGACCGAATACCACCCGGCATACGGTACCGGAACCGTCCCACACCATGCAGTTTGA
- the LOC128299020 gene encoding uncharacterized protein LOC128299020 has protein sequence MTSSNSADASVPEWMTKEYFVDAIAVKLELPSSAFTITDLDARKATEAGDNYASILYRVRVSVRVHDGDSQTDVSLIVKALPNLGLSDEMIKMMNLFPKEMAMYTDILPALEGMYHARGRTSVSFGPRCLKHSTEPTDVIVMEDLRERQFTMANRRQGVDMNHTKLVLRRMAQFHAASVVLQQQRGSYGELFKEGMFKEAGRAMTEQFQKGQADFFQKMMCGWSEKEAFYANLMKYWGMDLFDSLLLITRADPSGFNVLNHGDMWCNNVLFHYKEDGEPNDTLLIDYQLSFWSSPAHDLLYFILTSVNGDLKLSQMNYMVQYYHEQLVYSFNFLGYNGKIPLLKELHSDITAHHLFGLMVCFSILPICLMEKTDDASMDLMLDQGDAGVAFKLKMYNNPVYVKQMKQILDFFYDRGVFDLLQIGTQRAARIECDPSLELPLCLDREFIEHIVDSKFGIDEKNKRIVRSVYVTIAAKKGDSYASALYSAKASLLWKDADTEETLSLIIKAPPKGIAASYALDKDMHARELYVYEHLIPAFEALYRSKGVSVKLGPRYYTSRVGLPVDVIVLEDLTISGFRMANRQKGLDQAHVEAVLDHLALFHAASAVYCASGNTLPKDLTESSTDREMASKTDAMFAPSLDSLFKYMRDWDFAEDFVDDLEIVSRQIYTLLVDTWTIDVNGFNVLNHGDAWLNNILFSYDEETVNRVAMVDYQFPSWGSPVFDIIHFLFSSARRDVKLSKQAYFLRYYQERLVHNLVLLGYSKRLPTLQRLHIDFNNRLSAAIKTTVIDLPYVLADPSEDATQEAAIVQTEAGQRFQQLLFDNDRFKEHMKELLPYFRSRGLLTPLAANCKRISGSDLLASEPVLLHAPVQMANFEWINNDLLVELLVQQHGTSFKRLVSYEVNFATKKGDNYASEMYRVSLHYDTDVSVKTSIILKAMPSGDLQQKVMQENSIYPREIVIYGQIIPKIYKLLRSMGDDSVISPHCLSTATIPKQMLVFEDACEQGFKMVDRRYGLDLDHARLVIVKLAKLHACSRMVYEEEPALFDLTMEGCISEDPKKQTFLPYYRRCVRQVMRLVAQWNEDGRWDQIQRKLQKLHDKIIPYGCDVYRREENCFNVLNHNDIWLNNMMFSYGDGTGVKDVLLLDYQLAFYGSPGVDLNFFLYGSLQPEVRIAHLPNLIQLYHTTLHSTLEQLYYTGTIPSLPDIHVEIIRKGFHRVNAVFQQMPIAMMERAGETDMDLLLGEGERSEACRRDLFDNPRYVSVLPALLTEFDLSGYLD, from the exons ATGACCTCGTCCAATAGTGCTGATGCCAGTGTGCCGGAATGGATGACAAAGGAATACTTTGTGGATGCTATTGCGGTGAAGTTGGAACTCCCGAGCAGTGCCTTCACTATCACCGATCTTGATGCTCGGAAGGCTACGGAGGCTGGTGATAATTATGCGTCCATTCTCTATAGGGTGCGAGTTTCGGTTCGAGTGCATGATGGTGATAGTCAAACGGACGTTTCGCTAATAGTGAAAGCTCTTCCAAATCTTGGACTATCcgatgagatgataaaaatgatgaaccTGTTCCCAAAGGAGATGGCCATGTACACGGACATACTGCCCGCCTTGGAAGGCATGTATCATGCGCGTGGTCGAACAAGTGTGTCATTTGGTCCACGCTGTCTGAAGCACAGCACCGAACCGACCGATGTGATTGTGATGGAAGACTTGCGCGAACGTCAATTTACGATGGCTAACCGACGCCAGGGAGTGGACATGAACCATACAAAACTTGTGCTACGACGAATGGCACAGTTCCATGCTGCTTCCGTTGTTCTGCAACAACAACGTGGCTCGTACGGTGAGCTGTTTAAGGAGGGAATGTTTAAGGAGGCAGGACGCGCTATGACTGAACAGTTTCAGAAAGGACAAGCCGATTTCTTCCAGAAGATGATGTGCGGATGGTCCGAAAAAGAAGCATTCTACGCCAATCTAATG AAATACTGGGGTATGGATTTGTTCGATTCCCTCTTACTTATCACCCGAGCCGATCCATCGGGATTCAACGTACTCAATCACGGTGATATGTGGTGCAATAATGTTCTGTTTCACTACAAAGAGGATGGTGAGCCGAACGATACCTTGCTG ATCGACTATCAGCTCAGCTTCTGGTCCTCCCCAGCCCACGATCTGCTCTACTTCATTCTGACCTCCGTTAACGGCGATTTGAAGCTATCGCAGATGAACTACATGGTTCAATACTACCACGAACAACTCGTTTACAGCTTTAATTTCCTTGGGTACAATGGCAAGATCCCACTGCTAAAAGAACTGCACTCGGATATAACAGCGCATCATCTATTCGGATTAATGGTATGTTTCTCCATTTTGCCTATTTGCTTGATGGAGAAAACAGACGATGCGTCGATGGATTTGATGTTGGATCAGGGAGATGCCGGAGTTGCCTTCAAGTTGAAAATGTACAACAACCCTGTGTATGTGAAACAAATGAAGCAAATCTTGGACTTCTTCTACGACAGAGGAGTGTTTGATCTACTGCAGATCGGAACCCAACGTGCGGCGCGGATTGAATGTGATCCGTCTCTGGAACTACCGCTTTGTTTGGACCGAGAGTTTATAGAGCACATCGTAGATTCTAAGTTCGGCATCGACGAGAAGAATAAACGCATCGTCCGTAGTGTATACGTGACTATTGCAGCTAAGAAGGGCGACAGTTACGCATCAGCGCTATACTCGGCCAAGGCGAGTCTGCTCTGGAAGGATGCAGACACGGAGGAGACACTATCGCTCATCATCAAAGCACCTCCAAAGGGTATTGCGGCTTCTTACGCACTGGACAAGGATATGCACGCGAGAGAGCTCTATGTGTACGAACATCTCATACCCGCCTTTGAGGCACTGTACCGCAGCAAGGGAGTATCGGTAAAGCTTGGACCACGCTACTATACATCGCGTGTCGGACTACCGGTGGATGTGATCGTACTGGAAGATTTGACGATTAGCGGGTTCCGCATGGCTAATAGACAGAAAGGATTAGATCAAGCTCACGTTGAGGCCGTACTCGATCACCTGGCTCTGTTCCATGCTGCATCAGCCGTGTATTGCGCGTCTGGCAACACCCTGCCAAAGGATCTAACCGAGTCAAGTACGGACCGGGAAATGGCGTCTAAAACAGATGCGATGTTTGCTCCCTCACTGGACAGCTTGTTCAAGTATATGAGAGATTGGGATTTCGCTGAAGATTTCGTCGACGATCTAGAGATCGTTTCTAGACAGATCTACACATTGCTGGTAGACACTTGGACCATCGACGTGAATGGGTTCAATGTACTGAATCATGGAGACGCGTGGCTGAACAATATTCTGTTCTCATATGACGAAGAGACGGTGAACCGTGTGGCAATGGTCGATTACCAGTTTCCATCGTGGGGCTCACCTGTTTTCGATATAATCCACTTTCTGTTTTCCTCTGCACGGAGAGATGTAAAGCTTTCGAAACAGGCATACTTTTTACGATACTACCAGGAACGTCTGGTCCATAACTTAGTGCTCCTCGGTTACAGCAAACGATTGCCAACGCTGCAACGGCTTCACATCGATTTCAACAACCGTCTAAGTGCGGCCATCAAAACTACCGTGATTGATCTTCCGTACGTGTTGGCAGATCCGAGCGAAGACGCCACCCAGGAAGCAGCCATCGTGCAGACAGAAGCAGGACAAAGATTTCAACAGCTGCTCTTCGATAACGATCGTTTTAAGGAGCATATGAAGGAGCTGTTGCCCTACTTCCGATCACGTGGATTGCTGACGCCACTAGCGGCTAATTGCAAACGG ATCTCCGGAAGTGATTTGCTTGCTAGCGAACCTGTGCTTCTACACGCCCCTGTGCAAATGGCTAACTTCGAGTGGATCAATAATGATCTGTTGGTGGAATTGCTGGTACAGCAGCATGGAACCAGTTTTAAGCGGCTTGTTTCTTATGAGGTTaactttgcaacaaaaaagggagatAATTACGCGAGTGAAATGTACCGTGTGTCGCTACATTACGATACTGATGTGTCTGTGAAGACGAGCATTATTCTCAAG GCGATGCCATCGGGAGATCTTCAACAAAAAGTCATGCAAGAGAACAGCATCTATCCTAGGGAGATCGTGATTTATGGACAGATCATTCCCAAGATCTACAAACTTTTGAGATCAATGGGTGATGATTCGGTCATTTCGCCACATTGTTTAAGCACTGCCACCATTCCCAAGCAGATGCTCGTGTTTGAAGATGCGTGCGAGCAGGGTTTCAAAATGGTTGATCGTCGGTACGGATTAGATTTAGACCATGCACGGTTGGTAATTGTAAAGCTCGCCAAACTGCACGCCTGCTCGCGGATGGTATACGAAGAGGAACCCGCACTGTTCGATCTCACGATGGAAGGATGCATTTCTGAGGATCCCAAGAAGCAGACATTTCTACCATACTATCGGCGATGCGTTCGGCAGGTGATGCGCCTAGTAGCACAATGGAACGAGGATGGACGATGGGATCAGATACAGCGAAAGCTGCAAAAGCTTCACGACAAGATCATTCCTTACGGGTGTGATGTCTATCGCAGAGAGGAGAATTGCTTTAACGTGCTGAATCACAACGATATATGGCTAAACAACATGATGTTCTCATATGGCGACGGAACTGGAGTGAAAGATGTACTGTTGCTAGATTATCAGCTTGCATTTTATGGTTCACCGGGGGTGGATCTTAATTTCTTCCTGTACGGTTCACTACAACCGGAAGTTCGTATTGCACACTTACCGAATTTAATACAG CTATATCACACCACGCTTCACTCTACCTTGGAACAACTGTACTACACCGGAACGATACCTTCCCTTCCAGACATCCACGTGGAGATCATTCGCAAAGGATTCCATC GTGTCAATGCCGTTTTCCAACAGATGCCAATTGCGATGATGGAACGGGCGGGAGAAACAGACATGGATCTCCTTTTGGGAGAAGGCGAACGCAGTGAAGCATGTCGTCGCGATCTCTTTGACAACCCGCGTTATGTCAGTGTCTTGCCAGCGCTACTAACGGAGTTTGATTTAAGTGGTTACTTAGATTAA
- the LOC128310296 gene encoding uncharacterized protein LOC128310296 gives MSSSKPVTIPEWMTNDFFIDAVTKAFNVSNSEFTVEQIDVRPATEAGDNFVSIMYRVKVTVLMGNTGADRRIVSLIVKALPRLGLSEEMISALNVFPKEMAVYTEILPAFEQLYREQGVQVTFGPRCLKHCTDPTDIIVMEDLKDRNFQMAVRQKGLDLEHCHTLLRRLAQFHAASAVYHERNGPYDAKFKEGMYSEKNRAMFEQFQAQHDVFMYETMCTWPNNGKLYAELLKRWGMEMFDALLRITKPDPAKFNVLNHGDIWCNNMMFQYDDGEKIKEITLVDFQMCMWSSPVIDLHYFIFSSVRANLKLRQLDHLICYYFQHLTENLTLLQYAGVRPSLQDLHSDFIERQLYGLSTAFSVFPICVMEKTENASIDLMLDQGDAGTAFKQKMYNGAAYVEQMIPILEYFYNTGAFDINQQGNQRPAGIACDHSLHLPLWLDGKFFDDVVNAKLGPCPTGSRRLIRNIHLELATKKGDNYASVLYRAKVDVLNQGTGVVESFSTIVKAPPKGVLADHMAYLNFSTREIQMYRDLLPAFEKLYQDKGVSALLGPRCLKVCEGVPADVLVLEDLSHNGNNRMADRRAGLDQHHTELVLEELAKFHAASAVFVDQGHTLSSDFNGPKVVESLQHLGKPLFQPMLDGLVDFMANWDFVPADHHADVKELAKNAFDELIGIITAQEDRFNVLNHGDLWINNIMFSSNAETDVVTLLDFQMCCWASPMIDLHSFLFSSVELELKLTKLNYFLRYYQEKLVENLVLLGYRKRLPTLQQLLVDFNDYLMLGLIDTMLVLPFALVPDTEDASLDTALENNTDAGQRFQKLLLDNDELKTQMKLLLPYFRNRGVPRKVNL, from the exons ATGTCGTCGTCGAAACCCGTCACGATCCCGGAGTGGATGACAAACGATTTTTTCATCGATGCGGTTACAAAAGCGTTCAACGTATCGAACAGCGAGTTCACCGTCGAGCAGATAGACGTTCGTCCGGCCACGGAAGCGGGCGATAATTTCGTATCGATCATGTACCGCGTAAAAGTAACGGTACTGATGGGGAACACCGGCGCGGATCGACGAATCGTGTCCCTGATCGTGAAGGCTCTCCCGCGGTTGGGCCTTTCCGAGGAAATGATCTCCGCACTGAATGTCTTCCCGAAGGAGATGGCCGTGTATACTGAGATTTTGCCCGCATTCGAGCAGCTCTACCGCGAGCAGGGTGTGCAGGTTACATTTGGACCACGCTGTCTGAAGCACTGCACGGATCCGACGGATATTATCGTGATGGAGGATCTGAAGGATCGCAACTTTCAGATGGCCGTGCGGCAGAAGGGGCTCGATTTGGAGCACTGTCACACGTTGCTCCGTCGGTTGGCTCAGTTCCATGCAGCTTCGGCAGTTTACCACGAACGGAATGGACCGTACGACGCGAAGTTTAAGGAGGGCATGTACTCAGAAAAGAACCGCGCCATGTTTGAGCAGTTTCAGGCTCAGCACGATGTGTTCATGTACGAAACTATGTGCACGTGGCCAAATAATGGTAAACTGTATGCCGAGCTTCTG AAACGTTGGGGTATGGAGATGTTTGATGCATTGCTACGCATCACGAAACCTGATCCGGCCAAGTTTAACGTGCTAAACCACGGCGACATTTGGTGCAACAACATGATGTTCCAGTACGATGACGGCGAAAAGATCAAAGAAATAACGCTT GTCGACTTCCAGATGTGCATGTGGAGCTCCCCCGTAATTGACCTTCACTACTTCATCTTTTCCTCGGTGCGCGCCAATTTGAAGTTGCGCCAGCTAGACCACTTGATTTGTTACTATTTCCAGCATTTGACCGAGAACTTGACCCTGCTCCAGTATGCTGGGGTGCGTCCCTCGTTGCAAGATCTACACTCGGATTTCATTGAGCGACAATTGTACGGTCTCAGTACcgccttttccgtgtttcccATTTGCGTGATGGAGAAAACAGAGAACGCTTCCATCGATTTGATGCTCGATCAGGGTGACGCTGGGACGGCGTTCAAGCAGAAAATGTACAACGGAGCCGCGTACGTCGAGCAGATGATCCCAATCCTGGAGTACTTCTACAATACCGGCGCGTTCGACATAAACCAGCAAGGCAACCAGCGTCCTGCCGGTATCGCGTGCGATCACTCACTCCATCTACCGCTGTGGTTAGATGGGAAATTCTTCGACGACGTAGTGAATGCGAAACTTGGCCCTTGTCCCACCGGTAGTCGCCGTCTCATCCGAAACATTCACCTGGAACTTGCCACTAAGAAGGGCGATAACTACGCTTCGGTTTTGTACCGCGCAAAGGTCGACGTGCTGAACCAAGGTACCGGCGTCGTTGAGAGTTTTTCGACGATTGTAAAAGCACCGCCGAAGGGCGTACTGGCGGACCACATGGCGTATCTTAACTTCTCGACGCGAGAGATACAGATGTACCGGGACCTGTTGCCCGCGTTCGAGAAGCTCTATCAAGATAAGGGCGTCAGTGCGCTGCTCGGACCAAGATGTTTGAAGGTGTGTGAAGGTGTACCGGCTGACGTGCTGGTGCTGGAAGATCTTTCGCATAATGGCAACAACCGTATGGCTGATCGTCGTGCAGGTTTGGATCAGCATCACACCGAGCTAGTGTTGGAAGAGTTGGCTAAATTTCATGCCGCATCTGCCGTTTTCGTTGACCAGGGACATACCCTGTCCAGTGACTTCAACGGACCGAAAGTGGTGGAGAGCCTGCAACATTTGGGCAAGCCACTGTTCCAACCCATGCTGGATGGTTTGGTAGACTTTATGGCGAACTGGGACTTTGTGCCTGCGGACCATCATGCCGACGTGAAGGAACTGGCCAAGAATGCTTTCGATGAACTAATCGGAATTATCACCGCCCAGGAGGATCGCTTCAATGTGTTAAACCATGGTGACCTTTGGATAAACAACATAATGTTTAGCTCCAACGCGGAAACCGACGTGGTTACCCTGCTCGACTTTCAGATGTGCTGCTGGGCGTCGCCGATGATTGACTTGCACAGCTTTCTATTCTCCTCCGTCGAATTGGAGCTGAAGTTAACGAAGCTAAACTACTTCCTTCGTTACTATCAGGAAAAGTTGGTCGAGAATCTCGTACTGCTCGGATACCGCAAACGTTTGCCAACGCTGCAGCAGCTGCTCGTTGACTTTAACGACTATCTAATGTTGGGATTGATCGACACGATGCTGGTACTACCGTTCGCCCTCGTACCGGACACGGAAGATGCGTCGCTTGATACGGCCCTCGAGAACAACACCGATGCTGGGCAGCGTTTCCAGAAGCTGCTCCTGGACAACGATGAGCTGAAGACGCAAATGAAACTGCTGCTACCCTACTTCCGGAATCGAGGCGTACCCCGAAAAGTTAACTTGTAA
- the LOC128297601 gene encoding uncharacterized protein LOC128297601 — protein MPENTLPACLNAAADAPEWLTDKYVEQKLRCAFKDVSIKVRQLKIYYAVPRGNNYASIIFRIGVTYHSKQQYEVTNSFIVKGMITEGLAGEKLRQYDVQRKEMDVYQFVIPELKLMMKTIGEAGELYPTALTVDRKHEVIVFKDLAPEGYRMVDRTQGMDMQHMKMAIKLMAKMHAGSLKLQERQPNIFKPYDRSIVTRQTDAFYPMFIHIFSALTDEVGKWGPEWQYYHAKLQTLGPNFIEYAQRVIDNDPVSEDLCVFVQGDLWVNNFLYKYDTHGHPIDAVLLDFQYCTYGSPMIDFCYLYYTSARDDIRQCCFDELLQYYYYQLTDFARRLQYRGKLPTLYQFLQQSLRKMFYAVYSTFIALPVQMNENTENADFDALMCSDERALSFKRMIVANVKYHAILRGLLPQFDRKGLLDKLD, from the exons ATGCCAGAAAATACCTTACCAGCTTGCCTGAATGCAGCGGCCGATGCACCGGAATGGTTGACCGATAAGTATGTGGAACAAAAGTTGCGCTGTGCGTTTAAGGATGTATCGATCAAGGTGCGCCAGCTGAAAATATACTATGCTGTGCCGAGAGGTAACAACTATGCTAGCATCATCTTTCGTATCGGTGTTACGTATCACTCCAAACAACAG TACGAAGTCACAAACAGCTTCATTGTAAAGGGCATGATCACTGAAGGACTAGCGGGGGAAAAGCTTCGTCAGTACGATGTACAGCGCAAGGAAATGGACGTATATCAGTTTGTCATTCCCGAGTTGAAGCTGATGATGAAAACCATCGGTGAAGCGGGTGAGCTGTATCCTACCGCTCTAACGGTGGACCGCAAGCATGAAGTGATCGTTTTTAAGGATCTCGCCCCGGAAGGATACCGGATGGTGGATCGTACGCAGGGCATGGACATGCAACACATGAAGATGGCCATCAAGCTGATGGCGAAGATGCATGCTGGTTCGTTGAAGCTGCAGGAACGACAGCCCAATATTTTCAAACCGTACGACAGGAGCATCGTAACGCGCCAGACGGATGCATTCTATCCGATGTTTATCCACATCTTCAGCGCGCTCACCGACGAGGTCGGCAAATGGGGCCCCGAATGGCAGTACTATCATGCGAAGCTGCAAACGCTCGGGCCTAACTTTATCGAGTACGCGCAGCGCGTGATAGACAATGATCCTGTTAGTGAGGATTTGTGCGTTTTCGTGCAGGGTGATTTGTGGGTAAACAATTTCCTGTACAAGTATGATACGCACGGCCACCCGATCGACGCGGTACTGCTAGACTTCCAGTACTGCACCTATGGATCGCCGATGATCGATTTTTGCTACCTTTACTACACCTCGGCCCGGGATGACATTAGACAGTGTTGCTTCGATGAGCTACTGCAGTACTACTACTATCAGCTGACAGACTTTGCCCGACGGTTGCAATACCGCGGCAAACTTCCAACGCTCTACCAGTTCCTGCAGCAATCGCTTCGGAAAATGTTCTACG CCGTGTACTCGACCTTTATCGCACTACCGGTACAAATGAACGAAAACACAGAAAACGCCGACTTCGATGCGCT
- the LOC128305491 gene encoding ELAV-like protein 4 — protein sequence MGDIQWQAAMNEPSTSQPQGPRLTENDQLFDELLENIVYVGNLPKNIMLTDLIELFKYAGRIERVAWYGEHRTDINTKVAFVRFRHSRHAKEAAKWDRIRYHDSILIVMQIFKDQWFDMSVSIMVRNIRDDTTDWQLYEAFRRFGKIYGILIPTHGTAYVGFYYEAETQCALEMNNNMFNGNRMRVEMLRRNLPLQQIDIFDMSRNEVRLLRDMLLEVDEKLEQFYSAYDEAFNYSSKDYRRWKRKRRRVTPLLSDSSSSSESSSSSVSEMSNRSANEVRRITCGSNEENRCLGIFGMNPDTTEKTLMKLFSRYGHVKDIKLIYDGKTNVSRGYSFIYFKHASDSRRAQRKLNGTMLEGRKVRVDFSRSKPHEPRADRRKRVSPTATAAAAASTSADRCCHRRHGTTHHKKRKKRRVCYSSSDSE from the exons ATGGGCGATATACAGTGGCAGGCAGCAATGAACGAACCGTCGACGTCCCAACCGCAGGGACCGCGGTTAACCGAAAATGATCAACTGTTCGACGAATTGCTGGAAAACATTGTGTATGTAGGTAACCTGCCGAAAAACATCATGCTGACCGACCTGATCGAACTGTTCAAGTATGCCGGCCGGATCGAGCGCGTCGCCTGGTACGGTGAGCATCGCACGGACATCAACACGAAGGTTGCATTCGTACGCTTCCGGCATTCGCGGCACGCGAAGGAAGCGGCCAAATGGGACAGGATACGTTACCACGATTCGATCCTGATCGTGATGCAGATATTCAAGGACCAGTGGTTCGACATGAGCGTATCGATAATGGTGCGAAATATACGAGACG ACACAACCGACTGGCAGCTGTATGAAGCGTTCCGACGATTTGGCAAAATATACGGTATACTCATACCGACGCACGGTACCGCGTACGTGGGCTTCTATTACGAGGCAGAAACACAATGCGCCCTGGAGATGAACAACAACATGTTCAACGGGAACAGAATGCGGGTGGAAATGTTACGACGAAATCTGCCCCTGCAACAGATCGACATATTCGACATGTCCCGGAACGAGGTGCGACTGCTGCGTGACATGTTGCTCGAGGTGGACGAAAAGCTGGAACAGTTCTACTCGGCGTACGATGAAGCGTTCAACTACTCCTCAAAAGATTACCGCCGGTGGAAGCGAAAACGGCGTCGCGTTACTCCGCTGCTGAGCGATTCCAGTTCGTCGTCGGAGAGCAGCTCGTCCAGCGTGTCGGAAATGTCGAACCGGAGTGCGAACGAGGTGCGGCGCATAACGTGCGGCTCGAACGAAGAGAACCGCTGCCTCGGCATCTTCGGCATGAACCCGGACACGACGGAAAAAACGCTAATGAAGCTGTTTTCCCGGTACGGGCACGTCAAAGACATCAAGCTGATATACGACGGCAAAACGAATGTGTCCCGCGGGTACTCGTTCATCTATTTTAAGCATGCCAGCGATTCCCGTCGAGCGCAACGGAAACTCAACGGTACGATGCTCGAAGGACGTAAGGTGCGGGTTGATTTCAGTCGCAGCAAACCGCACGAACCGCGGGCCGATCGACGCAAACGGGTGTCACCGACTGCTACTGCTGCGGCCGCCGCTTCGACCAGTGCCGATCGTTGCTGCCATCGCCGGCACGGCACCACTCATCATAAGAAGCGCAAAAAGCGACGCGTTTGCTACTCCTCGTCGGATTCGGAGTAG